The DNA sequence TGATTCAACATTTAATGTTTCCGGGAGTATTATCTTTCAAAATATCCTGATTAAAATGATTTCTTGTGTCAAGATACCATGACAGAAATAATTATTTTCCaaataaaaacttttttttctccaataaTATGGGTTGGACAGAGAAAAAATGAATAATAAGAAATAAATTACAACTGAAGCTCAGCGTCTATCAGCTTACCAGCTCTAATTCTAGCTGGGTTTAAGGTCTCCAGTGAAGTATTACATGTGAGTAATACAGTCAAGATAGGACAAGAGCACTATGACAGTTCACCCCGGCCTGCTGGACAGTGATCTCTCAATATCATAATCATCTTTAATACCAAATAATCTTTCAATAAACCCTTAATCTGGGTGTCAAATCTCAGATCTTTGAGATACTTTTTTGTATTCCAGATGTAGTTACATCCTTTAATCTTTCAACCGATAGGAAAGGAAAATGTCCAGAGATACAGTATAGGTGGGGGAAAAGTCCTAACACAAGCCAAAGTCAGATATCGTAGTAAAAATGGTTTTGAATCATGAAAAGAGATACGTGTTGTCATGGAACAGATTTAAGTACTACACAGCTCCCAGGGTAACTAtaattggtttgtttgtttgtggccTGTAAAATCCATCTTGCTCTCTATTTCCTCTCGAAACAGATAAGTGCCGATCGGCAGTTGAAGACAATACTGTCTGCCACATCTGGAAGCAAGATGctagagcagggtttcccaaactcggtcctgagggcacgttttggtttttgccctagcactacacagctgattcaaataaccaattcataatcaagctttgattatttgaatcagctttgtagtgctagggcaaaaaccaaaaaaTTCACCCAGGGGGGCCCGTGCTAGAGAGCTGGCTGGAATAATAACTTCACTAGTCATAAACAACTGTATTCTCCAAAGACACTGCCTGTGAGTTTTTCTAGCCCAATTATAGGCTACTACTGGCATGAATAGAAGTGAAATAAGCCTTTCATAGTGTGAATGTGTTAACTGTACTCAGTCTGATGTGAGACAATTGTTACTCAAAGTTTACCACCTGCCTCAATTTACTGTAAATGGACAGGTACAATGGACAAAAACAACTTCATCTATTTTATTTCTAATAGAACATGGAATATCCTTAATATTACCAGGGCTAATACGGTCAATGTAAGGGTAAAGTGGGACTTATCAATAATTGTTATGAAGCAGCTCAAAACTTCAATCCTAACCATAGAGGGGGgtttgtgtgtacacacacacacacacacacacacacacatggttttcagtcaaaataaagaaaaacctttgaatgagtaggtgtgtccaaactttggactggtactgaatgtatgcatgcatgtatatttatatatatatttttttttacattgaaccAAACTGATCTTAGAGGTTGTAATTACATGGCCGCTAACTTTATTGAGTAGACAAACAAACAATATTGACTACACAGAAACACACTGAAGGAGTGTAAAGTACAGTATGAATAAACTATTGTATGAAAAAATCCCTGATACATCCTAGTAGGAAATGATCCTACATTTTCTTTTAAATGGGGTTATTTTAACAGGCCCTATGAAAGCAAAATGGATGGAAATAAATAGCTAAAACACAAGCAACTTTTACATCTGGGTCACATTCAAGATCTTCACACTGATCCGTTTTCAATTCATGAATAAGGGTGGGACAATTCTTATCACTAGTTTTGAAGTACATCGACTTCCactcaggtagcctagcggttatgaGGTTGGGCCAGcatccgaaaggttgctggtttcgaatccccgagctgactaggtgaaacatttgttgatgtgcccttgagcaaggcacttaaccctatctgctcctgtaagtcactctggataagagtgtctgctaaatgactaaaatgtcatggAAATTTAGCCCCTTTGATTTCCGTTTTTTAAGTCCACTGGTCGGTCAGGTAAGGGCATAGTTCTCCAGCAATGAGTTTTGTTGATAAGAACACTGACTGGTGCTATGGTTCTCCTAGCTCTCCCTCCATGGTCCGTACCAGAACATACAGCTCTGCCAGGCCGACGACGGACGCAGCAATCACTGCAGATATCACCCTCtgaaacacacattcacacatgtcAACAAAGATACTGATTCTTAAACGGGGTTTTGAAATGTACGTTTCTTCATGATTACATTTTCAAACAAGATTTTTGGTCATTTACAACACAAGGCAGTACTAGCTTAATCATCGCTTATCACACAATCGAGGTTTAAGTGACACTATTAATCTCGTCAGGCAATAGGGGTGAACGCTTGCCCAGCTTGTACGAGTGAGGGATCTTCGTATGAATTCTTACCGGCGTTGTCTCTGTGAAGAGGTATTGACTGCCGAGATAGGAGCAGGCGAAGGTCGCCACCACTGTCACTAGGAAGTTTAAGACCGTCACAACAGCAGCTTTGGCTGAGCGCACTAgagacagaccacacacacacacacacgtcaacatTAGAGGAGGGAGGGTTGAGGAAAAGGTAGATGGAGACGATAGTGACAATCTTAAGAGACTGATTGCATGCAAACGTTTGAAACCCATAGTAACCTTCTTTCCCAAAGTCCGCCAATGTCTCACGACGATTCatttgctgggggggggggagaagtacTCGCATGAATCAACAACAACCAAAACACTAAGCGCTATCATATATTTAAGCTAGTGGCCATATGTCAATCCAAAtcgtacagtaggctacatgcaGAGTGTGGACTGTGCAATTCACCTGAGTGTTTACATTCCGTGTGATCCTGTTGTATTCTTCATTGGCCAACTTGGCTCTGATTCGCTCCAGACGAGCCACGAGCACAGGGTTCTGTCACAAAGAGGGCGTAACGCTTTAGTGTAGTCCTCATGATGGGTGTCAAATTAAGGGGTCGAGATCTCACTTACTCTGGGGGGCGTTTCAACCTCAGGCAGGTGCAATGAGCTGTCCTCCAACAACTCATTAAGGTAGAAGGGTTGACCTGAGAGGAAGGTAAAGTACACATAGGCTAGTACTTCATTCGTGAAATGTAAGACCTGTGCCACTATGCTTCTAGAACTATGTTCGTACATACCATTGTCGAGCAGACATTTATGAAGTTTCCTTGCAGTTCTGAAAGACAGAGTTGATGGCTGTTCCCGTTGAAGAATATCTTCCAATTCTTTCTGTAGTTCTGTTGGAACTGAAGCCTCATCCTTCTCCAGCAAGTCTCTTACCCTCTCTCGAAATGTGTTTCCAATCACAAATGACGACGCCATTCTctttagctaacgttaactgtcAGACTTATGTAGTTAGTTACAATGAAATGTGCTGACAAGTGGCTGGATTAGCTAGCTGTTGTTCGCCCGTAGCTGGCCGGGCAGAGTTAGCCAGCTGATCTAGCTAGCTACAAGAAGAGAATGCTCTGGCTTCATGTATAGCTAACAACGTTAGCTAGCAAACCTACGACCAGGAGCAAACGTTGGCAGTTTATAAAGATGATCCATTCCCAATTCTTCACAAATGGATACATTTAGTATTAATCTAATCATCGTATCAAGTACCCATTTTAAGTTGTTCCGATAACGATGAGAGTTTAGCTAATTTTATAAATCTAGAAATAAATACAACCGACAGAGAAAGCTGTCTTTGAAGCGTCTATGTTCACCTTGTGACAGGATCTGACGTACGTAGCTACTTCcactaaaacataaaaaaaaatactgtgtTACTAAACCCAAAATATTCACTATCAACAGAAGTGTACGGCCTTTTATTCCATTTCGTAATGAAACGTGTATCTCTAGATATTCTGAATAATGTAAATCCACATGGCTTATCCATTTTTAACAGAGAAATTAGAATGTCCCAACTGGCTGATGacaatacacttttttttttaaagacaaaatGCCATTAATGCTATAACTGCATTCTCTATTGCATCTGGATTAAAACGTTTCTAAATGTGAAATCGTATGTTTATATGATTCTGATGATAAAGAAATATACAAATATTCCTGTACAGGACTGTGTTAAATATTTAGGAATACATTTGTCAAAAAAACACTTAGTCAGACAACGCATTAATTTCTCTCCTAAAATGAAGAAAacccaaaatatatttaatacttGGCTACAAAGGGATCTTTCTATACTTGGGAAAGTACTTCTGTCCaaggcagagggactgtctcGCTTTGTGTACCCCTCATTAACTTTATTTGTAAATCCCTCTACCTGTAAAGAGATCAACAAGACCTTTGACTTCATCTGGAAAAATAAGTCAGTCCTCTCAAATAAAAGAGCTGAAGGAGGTCTGGAAGTGTTGGATTTTGTTGACAAGATCAATTGGTTGAAAAGATGTTTGATCAATACAAAATCAATTTGGTATGTCATTCCAAACAATGTTTTTAATAGGTTGGGAGGTCTTCAATTTTTACTGAAATGTAGTTATATTCCTGAATGATTACCCGCTAAATTGGCTAGGTTCCACCAACAAGCTTTAATATCCTAGAAAATATGTTTCCTGCACATTTTTTTCCCCATATAAAGCTTTTTTTGTATAATAATTCAGATATAAGTGTAAGGAATAAGTCATTGTTCTACCCCAGCAGGCATGAGAGGAATATTGACTTTGCTCTTGATGTTTTTGACAACGGGTAATATTCTTGCATATCAACATTTGATAACATTGAATGAGATTCCAATACCTTTCAGagagtttatttctgtgatcaaagCCATTCCCAGTCGTCTAACTACACTAATGAAAACTCATCTTAGCTTTGGTGATGATCATAGTTTGGAAGGCGTGGACTTACTTGAGAAATCTTGTTGTAATAAATACATAAGACAAATTTTCCATTCACGGAACCATCTGACATTGTCTGGAAAAAAGCTTGCTTGATGCCTTACAAATTTAAGGAAGTGCACTTTAAGATTCTACATAAGATAGAATTACATGGGTATATGTTGTCCAAATTTGTGGCTACTGATGATATCTGCGTTTTCTGCGAAAAAGAAGGCGAAAATCTGACTCACTTGTTCTATGAATGTCAATCTGTGATAGATTTTGGGGAAAACCTTGCAGAACACTACCCATGTTTTTGACATGAAGGATATAATatatgttactattgcaatgataacaagACCATTGAAATGattgtgattttttaaaattcttgttgccaaatactttatacacaaacaaaaattcCAGAATTCTATACCAAAATTACAAATATTTTTGATTGAATTTAATCATCTTGTTAAGACAATATCCTTAGtgaataacaaaaataataacatcTTCCTGAATCATTTTTTCTGAGTGAATAAAATTGCACGAGAATTGTCGTTATTTTTTacactatttatatattttatttttttacatgtatttattattttcttgtttatacctgtgttttgttttgttagacATGTTTGATGTAGGAATGTCAGTTGTAGATCATTTCTAATTATGAAAAaacaaaattaaataaataaatatatatatatatatatatatatatatatataaaataacaaataataaaaaaatactgtACTTTCAAACATAgttaataatatacagtatttgtATGCATGTAGGGGAAATTATTATTGTGTTGATTTTTGTGCAGGTATCGTTTTCAAATATAGTTATTATTTCAATTGATTTATTTATATTTCTTTACCACTTTTCATTGTGGTTAATTTCAGGGGAAATAAAATAAGAATGAAGCTAGTTCAATGACAATGCCTTGAAATGAATGATTAATAATTAAAGCCCCCACTTGGGCATGGGGATACAAATGTTAATATATTTGCATATACAGCCCTGACTGGCTGATATAATAATCTAGAAAACACCCTCTTACCCCTTCAAAAAAATGAAAACTAAAAAACAGGAGATCattggaactaaggagcctagcctgaaccatgaaaagcagccccagaccattattcctcctccaccagactttacagttggcactaagcATTCGGGCAAGTAGCGTTCTCCTTGTATctgtcaaacccagatttgtccgtcggactgccagatggtgaagcatgagtcatcaatccagagaacgcatttccattgctccagagtccagtggTGGCgacctttacaccactccagctgacgctgctctgccatggaaagccaattcatgaagctctcgatgaacagttattgtgctgacgttgcaaccagaggcagtttggaactggatagtaagtgttgcaaccgagaacaaTTTTTATGCGCTATGCGTttcagcggtcctgttctgtaagcttatgtggcctaccactttgctgctgagccgttgttgctcctacagtagacatttccacttcacaataacagcagttGACCGGGCAAGCTCTAGCAGGAGATCAATTTGACaaaatgacttgttggaaaggtggcatcccatgACTGTGCTATGTTGAAAGACTCTGAGCTCTTCAGAGGCCATTCTATTGTCAATGCTTGTCTATGGAtattgcatggctgtatgctccattttatacacccatcagcaatgggtgtggctgaaatagccgaatccactaatttgaaggggtgttcctacacctttgtatatatagtgtatttatatTCCGGATACTGGTCCGTAAGCTAACTTCCTGCAATTATTTTGCCATGGTGTTTGGTACTCTGTATGTGAATACTGTATTCTCGACATAGCTCATTTTATTatttctactactgtacattgcatttgatttatttaacccttattttgtGAGTGTTCGGAAATTCAccctggagtgccagagtgcagtCAGAGTGCGCTCTTGGTGTTCTTAAATTCatagcgttgtcagattgtctgttcataaattcagagtgttttgcTCTTGGAGCATTCAAAACGCATACTGGACTCTCTGgccaaggagtagggttgatctgagcgttctgacctcacagctgcagtaaagcacccaagctaacaggCTGAAGTTGGCaagcttgcttgctagctactcccagacacaaatgagagaacaccacactctgaccattttactcaccctagcagagctgtttaggcttttttcatgttatctaaagcgttggtgactgtaactgtgctgctggcaacaatttaattatgtttttttgctgatgtttactgacaccggtcatattcaacaggtgttgcaCGTTCGTAAATTcctcagttattctgcgctctggcacactcagacgggactgctctgaaatcggagtagatagccagagcgaatttatgaATGCACCCTTTACCAGGTAagatgactgagaacacattctcatttacagcaacaacctgtggaatagttacagggggatgaatgagacaattggaagctggggatggttaggtggccatgatggccACCAGATTTGGAATTTAGCCAagacaccgtggttaacacccctagAGTCCACAGAGACGAAGCTactgtccccaatcactgccctggtgcattgggatatttttattttagaccagaggaaagagtgcctcctactggccctccaacaccacttcaagtatcatctggtctcccatccagggacttaCCAGGACCAATTTAGCTTCAAAGGCAAGCCAGCACTGGGGTGGTACATTCTGTTCTGACTGTTAAGAAaactttctataaaaaaaaaacacaacttgAGTTAAGTTCAGAGAACATTCTAaataatgttatttaaaaacctATAGATTTTAGGTTATAGCCTCTTTCTTGTTAAGTGTTTTCAGGTGTGCGTGCTGGCCTCGCCACAAATTGGCTACACCTCATCTTAATAGGTTATTGCTTCCTTTGAAAAGAGGTCTGTTTGacagactaaaatgaacagctttgaaTGAGTAAAGAAACaaggcatgctagctccatcttGGTgccgcagtggactaattcccaGTGGTGAAAAGTATTTAAGTCAACATACTGAAGTAGTTTGGGGATATCTgtacttgactatttatattttggataacttttactttactacattgcTAAAGACAATAATGTACTTTTCACTTCATACAttatccctgacacccaaaagtactcgttacattttgaatgctaagcaggacaggaaaatggtcgaattcacacacttatcaagagaacatccctggtcatccctattgcctttgatctggcggactcactaaacacaaatgcttagtttgtaaattatgcctgagtgttagagtgtgcccctggctatcagtaaataaaaTGGTACtgtctggttttcttaatattgggaatttgaaatgatttttacTTCTACTTTCAATacaaagtatattttagcaataacatttacttttcatacttgagtatatttaaaaccaaatacttttactcaagcaatattttactgggtgactcacttttacttgagtaaaagtaaacataccttaattgaaaatgactcaagtatgacaattgggtactttttccacaactgctaattccatggatagacaGAAGATTATCGGTTCAAATTTCACAGATGCTGTCaaaataaacaaatgtatttgttttcatgATTCATGTCTAAGGAAAataatttccatgtgtcctatctgtgcttggagagaagaaaaaaaatagtttgcccagaataagctagcagtgttattaaaataCTTTTTGAAACATTTAGTGAAAGttaaggaagttattcaaaaaccAAATAACCTATAAATTTGTTCTCAgagcgttaataaaacctcccaggaaaactttaagagaaccagagtaaaacattttcagaacctacctgcaacctaaaaataaacgttcccagaacaggcaaaatgTTAACTTCCGTTCTTAGAACGTTTGGTTTTACTGGTACGGAAACTTCTGGctttgttcccagaaccaatgggaaaccaaaaacgtaccttcccacaacttccaaggaatcAAATTTGCTAGCTGGGTATCTTTTCAAGTTATTATTTTAGAACTCAAGCTCTGGAAGGTAGAACTTCTTCACATTAAAAGGTAGTTCTATTCTTATCCTTACAAAATATGGACTGATGTGACTGATGGCACTTCCCAAAAATTCTATGACATTTTCCATGATCAGACACTTTATCCAGATAGTAAATTAAACACATCCGCACCAAAAACAATTATCAATTACATATGATAAGGACAGACATACACAAGTAATATAATATTCATaaacaatcactttattaaaatAATAAGGTTAGGGGAATATATTGTCTCATTCAAACCTGAAAACAAAGTGCATGTTAGGGCCTACATTactatcataaccatatcatacaTAACCGCTTGCCCTCACATTCAGGTGACACACAAGCAAACCACGTCTTATTCTCCTTTCTATCTTGCAACAAAGCCAACAATTTCTAGAGTAGTCCTCAAGTACACTGAAGTTTCACTTTCGGTTCTGAAAATCAGCCAAATGTTAGTTTGGTCTATGATCTGTTTGTACTATATAGCCAACTCCTATGGAAACATGGCATGACAACTATCATACATTAGGAGTTAGCAAGACCAGGCTAGagggatctgggaccaggctagagcaTTTTTATGACCTGCACCACCAGTTTAGCATGTGCAGCAGCCACCTCTGTCAGCATCAAACTAGAAGGGCTAGGGGGGAACCAGTTCAGCTGCTTCTCTGCCAGTTGATGTTCACCTGCCtgtcctgtgtatgtgtgtctgtgtctcaatCGAATACTCTTCGTCCTCAAGTATCTCCTCCTTGTCATGTTGCAGGCCTTTCATCAGCGATGACCCTTTAGCACATAAGAAATGGGATCATGAATGTAAGGGAAATGTGTAACTACAAGTTATCAATCTGTTTGCAAGGTGACAAAGTTACTTcttaaccccccacccccccaccacgaaacattttttacattttaatatcTGACAGTCCATAACTGAAATATTTATGCTCATGTATGCCTGTAAGTAGTAAAGTCACAAACCAACCAGCTAGACCAGGCAGTCATGTGATCTATTTCCATAGGATTAGGCAATACAAAGACAAAATACCTGAAGTGCTGCCTGATTCACTGGTGAAGAAGAGGCAGGATATTTttatgctgaaagacaaattcctgAAAAATAGGTTAAATATGTATTCATTCATCTTCTGTAGCTAGTTATTGCCTGTTGACGGATGCAACAGTATTTCAATCGAGTATATGCTTTACTGAATGAACAACAGAAACAGAATACAATATGGACATGTCTTAATGGGGTATAACCACGTCTCCGATGAATGCTGATGACAGATGCTGGTAACCCTTTGCTGGGACACAGAGTAAAACGCTTAAGTTAAACGATTAAGTTAAATGAGCTTTCAGACCAGCCTTCCTGATTGAACTTTCGTAAACTACATTAAAATTCACCAGCTAAAAAAACAAGTCACAGAGGTTGCCTGCTCAAGACTTAACCTGCTTCCAGCCGAACTAAGCACTGGCAATGCAGACACAACAAGATAACTAGCtagatgaaaataaaataaatacatataactTCATAATTACCAGTTAGCCGGATTTGAGTTGACTCACTGAGTATTGTACATTGTGAATACGGAGTTAGCGTAACTATGCGTTCAAACAGGGCTGCAATGAAAACGAATGGGCATACAAGTAATTGTTAGCTTCAAGCTTTCAAGCAAGACATGGCAATGGACAAATAGTATCTGAGAAAAGCTGAAAGAACTGACCCCTTCTGGCGCAAACTTTATTTTGTTCCGTGTTACAACATACCGTACGTAGTTTAATATAGAAAAACAGCGACCTAGCTATACTTACTGTGTAGCCAATGTAACGTTGGCTAGTTAACGTTACAGCAATAATAGCCTGTTtgcagtggtagaaaaagtacccaattgtaaaagtaaaaaaatacaaattagtCTCCTagcaaaatactacttgagtaaaagtcaaaaagcacttggttttaaatatacttaagtttcaAAAGTAAACGTAATTGTCAAAATGAGTACATTGAGGTCGAAAtaacactgggcctttaaatggAGATACTTTAAACACAACAGAGTACCTGATGCTAAGGTTAAACTTTTTagacccagtgcagtcaaaaacatatGTATtaatatttccacactgaggttggcaTGATACTGTGAAATTGCGAAaatgatgatagtggtggtatggagttttggcctgcctgttaacatcaatagaccaataagaaagattTCCAAACCTCCCCcaaaaacagctagttttcaAATTTTCCATCGCCACTCAGAACACTACCAGACaatcctagctaaattcttgcttgagaaatgtctCTTTGCTATGAATattttttgacaattttaattgaaaataattacagtaaggtactttattgttacccagaaagtatttgatattgagataaaaacggctgcattggacctttaaatcaACTTTTTAATTCGCCCGCTTTTATACACGTCAGCCTCGGCGTGCTTGTGCAGAAGTAGAAAAGATGGCTGCTTGTGCAATACGACGAGGCTTTCTGACTACCGTCAGTAAATAcaacaagaaacacacacatagaatATTGAGTATTATTGAAGGGAGTAGTGGACTTGAGGCGAAGAGACCCCGGTTGCCGTGTTTAGCATGTGGACTGCCCAACATTCAGCAGACGAGGTTTATGTCGTCACGGTAAGGGCTACCTTCTAAGCTAATGcgacctagctagctagccagttcgCCCACTGTCTTGAATGCTGCCCAATGATGCATcaatagcagccacgttgtattccttctcgcttCCATgcgctctcctctcacctctttcCTTCGCTTGTGGAGTTctatgcacaacacatcagctgtatgtgaccaggcgggGAAAAAAAaccagcctacatcgttgtcactaTATTAGCTAAAAtaacgtcatagtcagcatagctaacagaactaacgcgttagtaaacccggTACAATCATACAGTAACGTTAGTGTACATTCAGTAAGCATTTACACCGGTGGGCCCCGGTGGAAATACATTTGtaataccaaaagcttaccttgacttggaagacttccagtgttgtgttggaaagttgcagccagctagctaacataacgtccccctgtttctgtaggctaaaccagctagctgcatttgctaagtATGTGATGCTTCTCcatcattttggaagaaatgtaatgtatttgttatactgttgaactattgtctttctctctctttgagtcaactactcaacatttgatgcagtgctagctagctgtagcttatgcgtTTAGTACTAGgctcattctctgatcctttgttTTGacagacaacatgtcagttcatgcagcAAGAGTTCTGATAGGCTGTAGgatgtcctctggaagttgtcataattattgtgtaagtctatggtagggggtgagaaccatgagcctcataTGTTTGGTATTGAAgtaaatgtacccagaggaggatggaagcaaGCTGTCCTCAGGCTACATACACCATGGCGCTACCTAACAGAGGGCTGTTgaagctactgtagaccttctttacaaaatagtatgttttaatcagttatttggtgtgATTATatgtagtatagttttatctagaAAGTATACATTTAATATTTTAGCATTcattttttatgaaattcactgaggatggtcctccccatcctcctctgaggagcctccactgatatatactaccattcaaaaatttgtggtcacttagaaatgtccatgttttccatgaaaacatacatgaaattagttgcaaaatgaataggaaatatagtcaagatgttgacaaagttataaataatgatttttaattgaaataattgtCCTTCGAACTATGCTTTCAttaaagaatcctccatttgcagcaattacagccttgcagaactttggca is a window from the Oncorhynchus mykiss isolate Arlee chromosome 24, USDA_OmykA_1.1, whole genome shotgun sequence genome containing:
- the LOC110503637 gene encoding transmembrane protein 199, which translates into the protein MASSFVIGNTFRERVRDLLEKDEASVPTELQKELEDILQREQPSTLSFRTARKLHKCLLDNGQPFYLNELLEDSSLHLPEVETPPRNPVLVARLERIRAKLANEEYNRITRNVNTQQMNRRETLADFGKEVRSAKAAVVTVLNFLVTVVATFACSYLGSQYLFTETTPRVISAVIAASVVGLAELYVLVRTMEGELGEP